Genomic DNA from Dermochelys coriacea isolate rDerCor1 chromosome 12, rDerCor1.pri.v4, whole genome shotgun sequence:
GAGGGGATGGCCCATCTCGGTGGTGGGAGGGTGCAGTGACAGGGATGCAGCACAGGTCACTACTTGGTGCCCCTCAAGAACCAATCCGAGAACAACCCTGGAGAATAAACAAGCACCAGTGACCCTCTCTCTGCCATCCATGGGGCACTGCAAGTGAcccccagctcctctctctgCTGGTCCAGGAGCTCCTGGGCTGTGGAGCAGCTGGTGAGCCCTGATCCTGAGCAGCGGGGTGGGTTTTACCTGGCGCGTGAGGCTGGCAGTAATCCTGCAGGTCCTCCAAGTCCTGGCACACCAGCTCCAGCACCACCTCGCCCTCCAGCACGCCGCTAGCACTGACCAGCCGGAGCTCCGGCTCGGCGATGCGCCGGGCCCGAGCCCCGATTGGTCTACGCCCATCCACCAGGATGGCAACATCCACCACGGCTCCCCCGTGCTCGTAAGTGATTGGAGGAGTgtcactccagccccctgcaaGGTACAGAGGGACCCTCATGCAGGACAGCTGCCCACAGATCAGCCCTCATCTCCTGTCCTCTCCAGGCTGCCAGCCTAAGACAGGGCAGTGCCCTGGCCATGTCCTGCAGGAGGTGgtacaagatgatcacaatgctcctTTGGAAGCTATAAACCCCTCCTCAGATTCCTTCTCCCTACCCGCTTTCCCCATGCGGCCTGCCACACAGGGCATGACCTCCAGAGCCCAATAAGCCAGGCCACATCTCCCCCTCCAAGTCCCTCCTAAAGGCAGCATCCGCAAGCCACGCCTCCTGGGAGACGCCTTAAACAGATGCACATGAACCCAGGAAACCTACTGCCCCAAGGCCTCTCCCGACAGGGCCGTCCTGGTCTGTGTGTGGCCTGGAAGCACCAAGCACAGTCCGGGCGTTCAACGACTGTGGCAGCTGCTGCTTGCTGTGGTGATGCATTGCTGGAGCTCAGCTGCAAGGGACTGGCAGTTGGAGCGGCATGTGCTTTGTTACAACGAGTGCTGTCCACCTCCTGGGAGCTGCTCCCTTCACACCAGGGCTCCCCATGGCCCCGGCCCTGCACTGCCTCATCCACCCCAGTGCTGGGACAGAGTCTAAGCCAGCCCCAGTGATGCCCAGGCCAGAAGAGAAAGCCCTTTGAACTGGGGCCTGCAGAAGGTGCTCCCTCCCAGAAGTGCTCACCAGAGACGTCTATCCGGGCAGGGCATTCCACCAGCACCCAGTGACCGATGGGAGGGGGCTCCTCCCGCCCGACGCCGATGAACCGGCACGCCGACATCACAGCCTGGCGGATCAGGATCTGCTCGGCCCCCTCGTAGTGCCGGGCGGCCCTCACCAGCAGCGCCGGCCTGAAACGGCACGAGGAGACAGGTGCTGCTCaccagctggcagagggcaccATTGGAGCGGCCTTTCTCCTGGGATGCCAGTGGCACAGCCACAGTTAGTTGCTCTGGCCACACTGAGCAGAAACACACTTGACTGGCCACAGGAAAGCAGTGGTGCCCATGTCCGCCTTTGGCACAGGTTGTCATGGTTACTGAGCACCTGGTATGTGGCCAGGGCCTTAGCCAATCTCCCAGCCACAGtccagggctgcagagatgggaGATGCCTGGAACATCAGCCagcccagcacaaagcccccTGCAGAGAGATGGGGCTCATGCCCAGCAGCAACTGGGGAGTTTATGGGTTTCCAGCAGGACCAGAGGCCCAagctgctggtggggaggggccaTCAGTCCCGCACCTAGAGGTGGGGATCAGGCCAGTCTGTCAGCTGACAGCCCTGGGACCTCACAGCAAACCCCGCTGCTTGCTGCAGAAAGGCCACGAGACACGGCCGGAAATGAGGCAAAATGGGAACCCCTGTCCATTCAGCAGGGCAAGCCCAGCACCACAGCCCTCAACACAACATCTTTGCCACCCGTGCTGGCTCCCGGGCACCAAGGGCCCAGCCGCCCAGTCCGTCCGGCTGTACCTGCCCAACCATTTCCTCCTCTCTTTGGCGAGCTCCTTCACTCCCTCAGCAATGTCAcctctctccagctgctggaaGGCTGGGGCCCACTCCCGGTTGGCGGCCGGCCCGCTCCGTAAGCCCCCATCCCCTTTGGCCATGCAGCCCAGCACGTCGGCGATGCAGGCGAGAGCCCGGGCTGCCACCCCAGGGTCAGCAGCAACAGATGCCACTGTGAAGGAAGGATAGGGAAGCCATCAGAGCGGCAGCCAGTCACAGCCCAGCAGGCTGGAGCTTTAGAGGGCCGCTGCCCATGGGAGGATTTCATCCCTCCTCATCTAGCACGAAGGTTACCTTCTTCCTCTGCCCCCTAAGCTCTTCCAGCCACTTATCTACAGTTGTCCAGAACCAGAGCATGCCCCCATGGTCCCTGAGTGGAATGAGTTTGCTGGTTCTCAACCTAGTATCCACATCCCATAACCCATCATCATCAGCTCCCTCATTGACTATCTCCATGGAGCGTGAAGTCCTTCCCTCATGCTAATCGAGGGTGGGGCACTGGGCGGGGGCAGCTGACAGAAGCTGGCACTGCCAATGCCAGTGCAGTGCCTGTTCTGGAGATAGAGGGCTTCATGCGCCAAGGCACTCAAGCCAGCACCTTCCTGCAGCACACCTAGAATGGGTTGTGGCCTACTGAACCTAGGCTCTGGTAGCTCCACTTTCCAAAGCCCGCAGGGCCTGGCAATTCAGGCGGAAGACAGTTGCTTGGCGCTTGGCACTACTTATTTGCATGTTGTTACCCAACATGCTCCACCCGCTCATGGCCACAGGCCAGGGTTGCTGGAAACCCGCTGTCTGCCACAACAGAAAGCgcgctcaggctttggcttccaCATGGCTTCGCTAGCGAGAATGGGAGGAAACTGCCCTCTGGGAGCCTCCGTAAGCCACATGCCTGTGAGATGTTCAAAGTGGCCATGTTCCTCTCCAGAGGTGAGTGCATGGTGGGGAAGGGGTAAGGGACTGTGGCGCAGTCTGTACAGCTGTTTGGGTTTGTACGGCACTTTGGGAACCGGCTTCACACAGGGGATGAAGAACGCCCTGTAGCCAGGGACGGCTCTAGGcatcagcaaaacaagcaggtgcttggggcgacACATTTTTTGGGGTGGCATTCCAGcgccggccatgccgcccctagaaatgtgcccccggtgccccagctcgcctccgcctgcTCCTCtgagcatgctgctgctgctccacttcttccccctccctctcagactGGCCgcgcgcgaaacagctgtttcgcgtggcaagcctgggagggtcGGAGAAGCCGAACGGCAGTGCGCtcgggggaggtggtggtggtggtggagcggaggtgagctggggcagagagcggttcctctaccccccccgttacttcctgcgctccccccaACCCTTGCTCACCTcagctccacctgctcccctgtacgcactgcctctccctcgcctgagagggaggggggagaagcagagtggtggcgtgttcaggggagcaggcagagcagaggtgagctagggcaaggggttgtggggagctgcaggaagcaatggggggggaaatgcagcacacccgggggaggaggcagggccagggatttggggaaggggttgggaaggggtggagttgaggcggagccgggggcaggggggtatgaaaaaaaagtgtgggcggccaaaaattgttttgcttgggtcagcaaaaatcctagagccggccctgcctgtaGCCAACCGTAAAGACAGCAGGAGGAACTCAGCAATGCACAATGTGATCCACAAAGATGGAAACCGGCAGGCCTCTGGGCTGACATCCCACTGAATAGTCCCCTGGCTGCTGTAAGGACTGCACAGTCTGCTTAGCAAGGGAGAGTGGCTGGCCGTGTTCAAGGGTCCCCACCAGCGCCCAAATCCACCAGCACTCGTGGGCCTGCACAGGGGCTAAATCACCACAGTGTTGGAGTCTGTATCCTGATACCCCAGAGCAGCATGTGTGGGTGACACGAAGGTCACAGGCAGCTGCTCCACCCAGGTCTCACCCTGGTCCAGAGTGCTCAGCATGGCCTCCTGGTAGCCCTCGTTGATGGCGGTGCGGATCAGGGGCAGGAGGCTGCAGTCCCTGTGCTCGAGCAGCACCCTGCGTAGCTTGCCCTGTGCCTGGTGGAAGAAGAGCGCCCGGCGGGACGCCAGCTCCGCCTCCTGGTCTAGGCACAtcagcagctgctcccaggacaTGCGCCACGAGGCTCGCCACCGCCCCAGCCCCTCGCCCTCCTGGGAGCCCAGGAACCACAGGACATCCTGGACCCCCAGGGGCTCAGCAGCGTGCAGAATGGGGAAGAGGCGGGCATTCAGCAAGCAGCGGCTCCTCCGGGGGACGTCGGAGCCCCAGAtatccccctccctgccagagcGAGAAGCAGCCTCAGAGAGTGGGCACCGTGTGGCCATGTGCAATGGGGGCAGGAGGCCTGGGTAGTAGGCAGCTGCCCCTCTGACCTCCCCACCTACAAAGAGAGCCTCATTTCTGCCCCAGGGAAAGCAGATCCTGAGAGGGCCTTCACTTCTCTagggcctggggagaggggagcatgGGGCTGACACTCCTGCCCGCTGCCAGCTCTCTGCTGCCTCCTCACCAGCTGGAGAGCCCCATGCTCAGGATGACTGGTGGCAAGTTTCAACGGATAGCCGCTGCACCGCCCTGCCCCAATTCTGCACAGCTGGAATGGAGCCTCCTCCATCCAGACTGAAAGCAGGAGCCAGCAGGACCACTGTAGCCTCTTCCTCGGCCAGCTGGAGGGAAATGCACTAAGGAGACCAGCTGTGAGTGGCtcacagctcctgccctgccagcctctcccagcagaaaGCACTGTAGATACATGCGCTGCTTATGCGGGGAAGCTCCCAATGATCTCGTCCCAGTCTCTTGCAGGACAGGTTGCTTTAGGGGCTGGCTTCATGTCGGCCTCACTCTATCCCACTGGGCCCCCCAGGAGTTGGCACAGCGGGCTGGAGGCCAGTGCATCAGGCAGatcctctctgcccctttccATTTGCACCGAGACATTTCCAGGCAGCATTACAGAGTGAGTTTCCCAGGTCTCAGCCAAGCAGAGGCCAGGGCACAATGCAGGGGAGGAAAGCGGTCACTCTCGGCTCACTGTGCCGTATCCGGGACCCTTCTCTGCCCAGCCTGTTTGGCACGTACCGTATTCCTGTCCTGTGGAAGAACTCAGCCCAGGGCACGTTCAGGTAGGTGCTGGCCGCCCCGGCAGGGCTCTGtgaggtgggagagaggagacagCGAGAACTGGGGCTAGAATGGGACAGGACTTGCACCACCACTGTGGGTTGATCTGCCCTCTCCTGGCGGCAGACTCTACGTTAACCCCGCACCGGCTCTCAGGGAGGCAGGGCAGCGTTCCTGGCCTCCGCTCCTCCCCCAGAGCACTCGGTCCCCAGGGGTGGCTCCCTGTGCCCCATTTCCTTGGCAGATGGCCCCACACTGGGGCAATCACACATGGTGGGCAGCCCGTAGGTGCGACTGTTCACTAGGGAGGTCACACGATCCTCTGAGCTCTATCCACTGGTTCTCCCGGACAACCCCCCAGCCCGGTCTCAGACAGCACCTGCCAGTCGTCGTGGCGCCCAGTCAAAGTGAACACCTGGCGCAGCATGTCCTGCAGCCGGATGGTGTGCCCCTGCAGGACCACATCACGCAGCTGCCAGCGCTGCAGGGCAGGCGAGGAGGAGATGTCCAGCCCCGTGAGGAGGCAGCCGGAGCCTATCTGCAAGGGTCCCTGCGAGGGCGACAAAATGGGCAGCTCCAGAAACGAGGGGCAGTGCCAGagatccccacccccatcagagCTCTGGGAAGCCCCTCCCTCTAATCTAGTCACAACTAGCCCATCATGGCGGTCTCTGGGCGCCCTCCTGCACCCGGGACCCCCAGAGGGAGCTGAAGGCTCAGAAAGCCTTTAAATTCCACGTACCATacagctgtgctttgaacagTGGCaaggctggaggtggggagggcagggggaaacaGAGATGGTCACTGGTAAAATCTAGCAATGGGGGATATTGTTGGAGTCCTGCATTCACTCCCTAGAGCTCCTGGCCACAAGGTCACGAAttgggagaggagcaggggctggagctgggacgGGTGTGCTTAAGAGACTGGGGAAAGAGATGGCTATGAGGGGTAGGGCGCGAGATCAGGCTACCGGTCCGCAAGGAGTGTGAACGCCAGGAAGGGTTGTCCTGAGGGGCAGCAGGGGTAGAAATAGGAGGAACAGATTGAAAATAAGGGGAAGATTCCTGCTGTGGAAAACGCCTGGGCAGGGAGTTGGCTGGGAGTGATTGTGCTGCCGTCCGAGGGGTGCAGGGTAGAGCCTGCGAATTCACACGACACTAGCGCTGAAGCCGAGGCAGTAGGGACTGGCCACGCGAGTACATCCCCAGTGCTTGGGTGGGCTCGTCTGCTCCACACTGCCACGGCTTCACTGCTAGTGGGACTGGAGCTACCTTGCGCTACGTGCTGCAGCCCccctctgactgcagtgcagacagaccctgGGCTGGGGAACAGCTGGAGGCCCCTAACAGATTAAGATAAAaccaggtgggggtggggggaaggagtagGACACACTCCTGCCCAGGTCCCTGGGTGGGATATGCACAGGATCTACATGGGCCTGAACATGCAGAGAGAGGGAGCCCCAGCAGCCAGGTCCCAGACTGGGTTAGAGCGAGAGCCCAAAGCCATAGGGCGATCCAGCCCCATGCCTGGGAAGCGCATGACCCCCAGGGAGCCAGccgagtgagtggggcaggggagggagcagtACCTGCAGGTGGCAGTGCTGGAGAACGCTTCCGGGCTCCACCCGCACGGCTCCTTCCAGCACGCTGTTGGTGATGGAGCAGCcatcctccaggagctggggctgctgtGGGAATAGAAGGAACCAGAAGtcaggagtggggagaggagcctGGCGGGGCAGAGGGCAGaaagggagctgggcaggggtaCTGAGCACTCGCTGAAGGTTCCGTACGGAGGTGGCACTGATGGAGGGTTAGGGGAGCACCAGAGGCCCCATTGTCCTAGGCTCCAAGCAGATACAGCCCTGCGCCAAACAGCTGACAGCAGCCAACAGACACAAGGGggggatgggaaactgaggcccagcaaAGGACAATGAcatgcccaaggttacccaggaGGTCCAAGACCAGGCTGGGAACacagcccaggtctcctgacctGCAGGCTAGTGTCCTACCCAGAAAGCTACACTGCCTCTCCCACAGGGATGGGGTAGTAGTGTAGCCAGTGCTGGCGTCTTTCCCACTCTGCTGTCTCAGAGCAGGGTCAGGTGACGTGACCCAGATGCCACTGGAGCCCCAGGGCAGCGGGGACAGGAAAGGAGATGCCAGGGGGAGGGGCaagtggggggctgggaagggaagtACCTACAGCTACGTGGGAATGCGCTACTTTCCGGAAGGGAAGGGTGTTGGCGGAGCTGGTGCGAAGCGTCAGGTTGTGGATGTGGTCGCTAGCGGCCATTGTCATGTAGTAATAGTAACCATCAGGTATACACACTGCCAGGAAACAGGAGAGAGGCAACACCGTTAATGCACTGCCAGCAGCTCTCTGGAGTGGCAGCCAGGCTGCAAGGGAGGGGACCTGGCAGGCACCAGGAGTCCatctggctggggaggggaggggtaggAGCACTCTGTGTCTGGCAGAGGGCCATCACCTCCCCTCTGGGCACCATGATACAGGCACCACTCAGCAGGGTGCAGCCTCTACTGGAGGAGTGGGGTGGTGGGTGCTGGACTGAACCCAGGCCAGACCGCAGGGAGGGCCTCGCCCAGCGGGAGACCAAAGGGATCGGCCCTGGCACCTGGCTGTGACTGGCAGTTGATGCTCACCAAACACCTCTGCATGGCAGGGATGTACGCAGTCCCTAGTGCCACCAGCCCCGCTGGGGCTCTTGGAAGCACCCCAGTGGGTTAGATGACGAGGCTCTGAAGTTATACAAGCCAAGCAGCCAGTTCTTGCTTACCCTGCTGAGACTCCTTTAAtgacccctggcaggccagggcCCTGCTCTTACTTACAGCAAGGTGGCTGGCGACCCTAGCGACACGCTGCTGGGGCATGCACGCAGGGCACAGCGCCACCCTCACTGCCCTGTGGCCCAGCACCCCCTAGCACGATGCCGGGGCATTGACTCTGGACTGACAGGGAAACGTGCCAACAATCCTCTCTATACTAACAAAGTTCCCCTTGACGGCCTGCATCTCCCCAGCAACCGTAGAGTTTTTTGGACCAGCCATGTCCTATTTCTAATGAGCACAGTTGCCAGCTTCACTGTGGTGGCTCGTTTGaggcctcccctccacacaccaACCAGGACTAAACCtgccttgcttacaacaatcCTCAGAGGAATGGCTGGGGAGGAAACAGGCCGCCGGTGTCTTTAGAGACCTTCCCCAATTCCTTGGCACGATACCAGCCAAGGAACATCTGCTGGGTGGCTACCAAGGCCCCAGAGAGCTCTAGCCAGAGTGGGCCGGCACGAGGAGCTGGGACAGCGCTCAGAGGCGGTCGCACTCACCCATACTGAGAGGGATGGCATGGAGGGCCTTCCACAGCACGGAGCGGGCGCTCCTCAGGGCCACTGCTCCCTTGGCTTGGCCGCTGCCCACCTCCCGGGTCCTGCCAGTTACAAAGTCCTCCTTGGTCACCCCGTCGGCCATGCAGAGCACGATGTCGAAGAAGAGGGACAgctggggggaggcagagaaTGGGAAATGCTCAGTACAagcaacccccccagccctgctgagcTGTGCCCTCCAGCCCTGACACACAAGGGGCTGGAGACTGTGACTgcagtgtgtctacactgggtgGGCTTCACACTGGATCCAGCGGCGACAACACTGGGAGGAGGGgtgccagggaggggcagggctcctggggtgggggattCCAAGGGAGGACAAAAGAAAAGGGATGAGAGACCCTGAGGCTGTGCCAATGGCAGGGTTTGGGACGGAGCAGCACCTGGCCTTTGGAATGGCAAGAGAAGCTGGCACCAGCTGGTTCTGGAGCTGTGTGACTAGAGTAAGATGGCTGGCATAGACAGCAGGTATCTCTctaccctgcccctccctgggcAAAGAGGTCTGCAGGGCGAGTAGGATGACTTCTGTCCTCAGCCCCAGGCATGGCGGGATGGAGAGCAGGGGTAGGGGGCTGTCACGCTTTCCTCAGGACAGTCCCATGGGGCAGCCTTGTGGGGAGAAGGTGGCAGGGGGAGCTCATGCTGCTGCAGGGGTCTGGAGCACAGGATGGTGGGGTTCTCTGGAGCTCTGGGGTGCAGGGATAAAAGGGACCCCAGAGCTGTGTGTTGCCTCCGCAGCACTCCCGGAGACCTGGCTC
This window encodes:
- the FCSK gene encoding L-fucose kinase isoform X5: MGKRCCRGVSGRRKSGMLCRPTKAITGFKKELESAAVPSREAQCTWMAPRGVEWTVIILTCQHKDSVCAFQKELEIRWRRGVLGPHPLLLTVEDPTARVGSGGATLNALLVAAEHLSARAGCTVVTADVLREARILILHMGRDFPFDDCSRAFTCLPVEDPNAPVEALTCNLDSLLGTMTQKLCRGSPPGVWVCSTDMLLTVPLTAEIDWEGFRGAKVISVPGSISYARNHGIYLADQQGFVRDIIYQGPEARIQECSGPDGKVPLVCGVVFFSSDTAEQLLATHVIPPLDACTYLGLDSGAQPIQLSLFFDIVLCMADGVTKEDFVTGRTREVGSGQAKGAVALRSARSVLWKALHAIPLSMVCIPDGYYYYMTMAASDHIHNLTLRTSSANTLPFRKVAHSHVAQPQLLEDGCSITNSVLEGAVRVEPGSVLQHCHLQGPLQIGSGCLLTGLDISSSPALQRWQLRDVVLQGHTIRLQDMLRQVFTLTGRHDDWQSPAGAASTYLNVPWAEFFHRTGIREGDIWGSDVPRRSRCLLNARLFPILHAAEPLGVQDVLWFLGSQEGEGLGRWRASWRMSWEQLLMCLDQEAELASRRALFFHQAQGKLRRVLLEHRDCSLLPLIRTAINEGYQEAMLSTLDQVASVAADPGVAARALACIADVLGCMAKGDGGLRSGPAANREWAPAFQQLERGDIAEGVKELAKERRKWLGRPALLVRAARHYEGAEQILIRQAVMSACRFIGVGREEPPPIGHWVLVECPARIDVSGGWSDTPPITYEHGGAVVDVAILVDGRRPIGARARRIAEPELRLVSASGVLEGEVVLELVCQDLEDLQDYCQPHAPGALLKAAFICTQIVTLASQKPLQAQLLEYSGGGFEVHSWSSLPHGSGLGTSSILAGAVMAALYRAAGKSTNTESLIHAVLHLEQVLTTGRPQELVCQAASYHAER
- the FCSK gene encoding L-fucose kinase isoform X6 codes for the protein MGKRCCRGVSGRRKSGMLCRPTKAITGFKKELESAAVPSREAQCTWMAPRGVEWTVIILTCQHKDSVCAFQKELEIRWRRGVLGPHPLLLTVEDPTARVGSGGATLNALLVAAEHLSARAGCTVVTADVLREARILILHMGRDFPFDDCSRAFTCLPVEDPNAPVEALTCNLDSLLGTMTQKLCRGSPPGVWVCSTDMLLTVPLTAEIDWEGFRGAKVISVPGSISYARNHGIYLADQQGFVRDIIYQGPEARIQECSGPDGKVPLVCGVVFFSSDTAEQLLATHVIPPLDACTYLGLDSGAQPIQLSLFFDIVLCMADGVTKEDFVTGRTREVGSGQAKGAVALRSARSVLWKALHAIPLSMVCIPDGYYYYMTMAASDHIHNLTLRTSSANTLPFRKVAHSHVAQPQLLEDGCSITNSVLEGAVRVEPGSVLQHCHLQGPLQIGSGCLLTGLDISSSPALQRWQLRDVVLQGHTIRLQDMLRQVFTLTGRHDDWQSPAGAASTYLNVPWAEFFHRTGIREGDIWGSDVPRRSRCLLNARLFPILHAAEPLGVQDVLWFLGSQEGEGLGRWRASWRMSWEQLLMCLDQEAELASRRALFFHQAQGKLRRVLLEHRDCSLLPLIRTAINEGYQEAMLSTLDQVASVAADPGVAARALACIADVLGCMAKGDGGLRSGPAANREWAPAFQQLERGDIAEGVKELAKERRKWLGRPALLVRAARHYEGAEQILIRQAVMSACRFIGVGREEPPPIGHWVLVECPARIDVSGGWSDTPPITYEHGGAVVDVAILVDGRRPIGARARRIAEPELRLVSASGVLEGEVVLELVCQDLEDLQDYCQPHAPGALLKAAFICTQIVTLASQKPLQAQLLEYSGGGFEVHSWSSLPHGSGLGTSSILAGAVMAALYRAAGKSTNTESLIHAVLHLEQVLTTGLGLKPLVS